The proteins below come from a single Cannabis sativa cultivar Pink pepper isolate KNU-18-1 chromosome 3, ASM2916894v1, whole genome shotgun sequence genomic window:
- the LOC115709271 gene encoding aquaporin NIP1-1 — MGENEISDNGDHILSMKNGDHIDLDDDDDYNNTNIPHDNSNMCANIAFAQKLLGELLGTYFMIFAGCGSVAVNLNFDKIVTFPGICITWGLVVMVNVYALGHISGAHFNPAVTIAFASVNKFPIKQVPAYIISQVVGSTLACGTLRLMFSGKGEDHFLGTMPAGSYIQSFVAEYIVTFYLLFAISGICLDDRAIGQLGGIAVGFTVLLNVLVAGPISGASMNPARSLGPAIVWNQFKGFWIYVVAPILGAISGVWAYNLLRFNPKPVRVITKTKSFLKTSSQK; from the exons ATGGGAGAGAATGAGATTAGTGATAATGGAGATCATATTTTGAGTATGAAGAATGGTGATCATATTGatcttgatgatgatgatgattataataatactaatatccCACATGATAATTCAAACATGTGTGCCAACATAGCTTTTGCTCAAAAG TTACTTGGAGAGTTATTAGGTACATATTTTATGATATTTGCTGGGTGTGGTTCAGTGGCTGTGAATTTGAATTTCGACAAAATAGTAACATTTCCAGGCATTTGCATAACTTGGGGACTAGTGGTCATGGTTAATGTCTATGCTCTCGGTCACATCTCCGGTGCCCATTTTAATCCCGCCGTCACTATTGCTTTTGCTTCCGTCAACAAATTTCCGATAAAACAG GTACCCGCTTATATAATTTCTCAAGTTGTTGGATCAACCCTAGCATGTGGAACCTTAAGGTTGATGTTTAGTGGGAAAGGAGAAGACCATTTTCTTGGGACAATGCCGGCAGGCTCCTACATACAATCCTTTGTTGCTGAGTATATCGTTACTTTTTATCTCTTGTTTGCTATCTCGGGTATTTGCCTCGATGATAGAGCG ATTGGTCAGCTTGGTGGGATTGCAGTTGGTTTTACTGTTCTATTAAACGTGCTTGTAGCAgg GCCCATTTCTGGAGCATCTATGAACCCAGCAAGAAGCTTGGGCCCAGCAATTGTGTGGAACCAATTTAAAGGATTCTGGATTTATGTTGTGGCACCAATTCTTGGGGCCATTAGTGGTGTTTGGGCCTATAACTTGCTTAGGTTTAATCCTAAGCCTGTTAGGGTTATTACCAAGACCAAATCATTTCTCAAAACTTCTTCACAAAAATAA
- the LOC133036070 gene encoding uncharacterized protein LOC133036070 produces the protein MNSGYTLVNFRDEATRDIVLETGVIHFDKKPVVIRPWTTDIDSLNLVKSVPIWIRLNGLGLQYWGKNTLSALVSTVGKPIMIDKVTSERSMIKFARVLVDMPIQDKPPSSISFFNERKQLTEQQIEYEWLPTSCAACGLLGHNISTCAKDKGLVWVKKNKTVQEKKGKEVNKISNDHNFALPTEKTLEKEGKMAKTIQGDIKEGSTLAECEGQWITPRRKGNKKQTAGNGETTEMQKATSSNTYEVLQEPLDEIDPLNNSMLDGVV, from the coding sequence ATGAACTCTGGATATACTTTGGTTAACTTCCGAGATGAGGCTACTAGAGACATTGTTCTGGAAACAGGGGTCATCCATTTTGACAAAAAACCGGTTGTCATCAGACCGTGGACCACTGATATTGATTCTTTGAATTTGGTTAAGTCAGTCCCAATATGGATTCGATTAAATGGACTAGGCCTTCAATATTGGGGTAAGAACACTCTAAGTGCTCTTGTAAGTACTGTGGGTAAACCAATTATGATAGACAAAGTCACGAGTGAAAGATCGATGATAAAATTTGCTCGGGTGCTTGTGGATATGCCTATACAAGATAAACCCCCTTCAAGCATTAGTTTCTTCAATGAGAGGAAACAACTCACTGAACAACAAATTGAATATGAATGGCTTCCAACCTCTTGTGCAGCTTGTGGGTTACTTGGTCACAACATTAGCACTTGTGCTAAAGATAAAGGGCTGgtttgggtgaaaaagaataaaacagTTCAAGAAAAGAAGGGAAAAGAGGTAAACAAAATATCTAATGATCATAATTTTGCTCTGCCTACAGAGAAGACTTTAGAGAAAGAGGGAAAAATGGCTAAGACTATACAGGGGGATATAAAAGAAGGATCAACATTGGCTGAATGTGAAGGTCAATGGATTACACCCCGAAGAAAGGGTAACAAAAAACAGACAGCGGGTAATGGAGAAACAACTGAGATGCAGAAAGCCACATCAAGCAACACTTATGAGGTCCTCCAAGAACCTTTGGATGAGATTGATCCGTTAAACAACTCTATGCTGGATGGAGTGGTGTAA
- the LOC115709246 gene encoding nucleolar complex-associated protein 3, giving the protein MMRTRTKKGGGKQKIILPPDLPPDIADDEIEVSDEDLEFVHHNKDYAGFVSRLDTQSITKHVTRVADVKEDALEAIYERRLKKKQLQKEQEVDKLEVDRVDALPVKTLDGTLVYRTVPKASKQSESNLNEEEEKEDDKEGTGVFKLTKAEKRAKLKKGRKEAKKQGKEVVVAPEVEQTPQAAALAEVKEDLTAEEAFENKKRKIAELGTALLSDPESNIKSLNEFLLLCKDDNHPIVKLGLLSLLAIFKDIIPGYRIRLPTEKELQMKVSKDVKKMRFYESTLLSSYKAYLQKLSALVNVPSFQHVAIRCLCSLLDAAPHFNFRESLLGVVVRNISSQDDVVRRLCSSAIKSLFTNEGKHGGELTGEAVRLIADHVKAYNCQLHPDTIEVFLSLSFYEDLGRSHKEDPKNRVKPKRGRKRKNFDDASQLPENDKKRSKRETMSKIREEVEADYKSVAYTPDITERRRMQTETLSAVFATYFRILKHTVATVASSEANAGGSHPLLAPCLRGLGKFSHLIDLDFMSDLISHLRRLAYGCDSSEKASGKSLTVSERLQCCIVAFKVMKSNLDALNVDLQDFFIQLYNIILEYRPGRDQGEVLAEALKIMLCEDRQHDMQKAAAFVKRLATFSLCFGSAEAMAALVTLKHLLQKNVKCRNLLENDAGGGSVSGSIAKYHPYASDPNLSGALASVLWELNLLVKHYHPAVSTMATGISNMNVTHDQFFFSNVSPIQAFNDLSRELESLTPPTDSSKSTGKKKGSGSFKSAGVQSSIDTTPVDEDMLKNKLSEHFTLLRDIKENQRLMSELDHTKHSLKLYEEYKQQKGKAKSTKSKKINAKLT; this is encoded by the exons ATGATGAGGACGAGGACGAAGAAGGGTGGTGGAAAGCAGAAGATAATTCTTCCACCTGACCTTCCACCGGATATTGCTGATGATGAAATTGAAGTCTCCGATGAGGACTTGGAGTTTGTTCACCACAATAAAGATTATGCTGGCTTCGTTTCACGCTTGGACACCCAATCTATCACCAA GCATGTTACTCGTGTTGCTGATGTGAAAGAGGATGCTTTGGAGGCGATATACGAGAGGCGATTAAAGAAGAAACAATTGCAGAAAGAGCAAGAGGTTGACAAGCTTGAAGTGGATCGTGTAGATGCTCTTCCGGTGAAAACTTTAGATGGGACACTTGTCTACAGAACAG TTCCAAAGGCTTCAAAGCAATCTGAAAGCAATCttaatgaagaagaagagaaagaagatgATAAGGAAGGTACAGGTGTTTTTAAGTTGACAAAGGCGGAGAAGAGGGCGAAGCTCAAAAAGGGTAGGAAAGAGGCAAAGAAACAAGGGAAGGAAGTGGTGGTCGCACCTGAAGTGGAGCAAACCCCACAAGCAGCTGCTTTG GCTGAGGTGAAAGAAGATCTCACGGCTGAAGAAGCATTTGAAAATAAGAAGCGAAAGATTGCTGAGCTGGGAACTGCACTGCTTTCTGATCCAGAGTCTAATATAAAATCTCTAAATGAGTTCTTACTACTTTGTAAAGACGATAACCATCCAATTGTCAAACTTGGACTGTTATCTTTGTTGGCAATTTTTAAGGATATCATCCCCGG CTACCGGATCAGGCTTCCTACTGAGAAGGAGCTCCAGATGAAAGTCTCTAAGGATGTCAAGAAAATGCGATTTTATGAGTCAACACTTTTATCTTCATACAAG GCATACTTGCAGAAACTATCAGCACTTGTTAATGTGCCCTCTTTCCAACATGTGGCCATTCGATGTCTCTGCTCTTTGCTTGATGCAGCACCTCATTTTAACTTTCGCGAGAGCTTGTTAGGTGTTGTTGTCAGAAACATAAGCTCCCAAGATGACGTCGTAAG GAGACTTTGTTCCTCAGCGATAAAGTCACTTTTTACAAATGAGGGTAAACATGGTGGCGAACTCACAGGGGAGGCTGTTCGATTGATTGCAGATCATGTGAAAGCTTATAATTGTCAATTGCATCCTGATACCATTGAG GTTTTCTTATCTTTGTCATTTTATGAAGATCTTGGGAGGTCGCACAAAGAAGATCCAAAGAATAGAGTCAAACCCAAGAGAGGTAGGAAGAGAAAGAATTTTGATGATGCAAGTCAGTTGCCAGAGAATGACAAAAAGAGAAGTAAACGAGAGACCATGTCAAAGATAAGAGAGGAG GTGGAAGCTGATTACAAGTCTGTAGCTTACACCCCTGATATTACAGAGCGGAGAAGGATGCAGACAGAGACACTTTCTGCTGTGTTTGCAACATATTTTCGTATCTTGAAGCATACAGTGGCAACAGTTgccag TTCTGAAGCAAATGCTGGTGGTTCCCACCCTCTGCTGGCTCCCTGTTTGAGAGGTTTAGGGAAATTTTCCCATCTAATAGATTTAGATTTCATGAGTGATCTCATAAGTCATCTAAGAAGGCTTGCATATGGTTGTGATAGTTCTGAAAAAGCCTCTGGGAAAAGTTTGACAGTATCTGAGCGCCTTCAATGCTGCATTGTTGCTTTTAAAGTGATGAAGAGCAACCTCGACGCCTTGAATGTTGATCTGCAGGACTTCTTTATCCAACTGTATAATATAATCCTTGAATACAGGCCTGGAAG AGATCAGGGAGAAGTCTTAGCCGAAGCTTTGAAGATAATGTTGTGTGAAGATAGACAACATGACATGCAAAAGGCAGCTGCATTTGTAAAGCGTCTGGCTACTTTCTCATTATGTTTTGGCTCTGCCGAAGCAATGGCGG CTTTGGTCACTCTGAAGCATCTTCTTCAGAAAAATGTCAAGTGTCGAAATTTGTTGGAAAATGATGCCGGGGGTGGCTCGGTTTCCGGCTCCATTGCG AAATACCATCCATATGCTTCAGACCCCAACTTAAGTGGTGCACTTGCTTCAGTCCTTTGGGAACTGAATCTTCTTGTGAAGCATTATCATCCTGCTGTTTCAACAATGGCTACCGGAATTTCAAACATGAACGTTACTCACGACCAGTTCTTTTTCTCCAATGTTTCCCCAATACAAGCTTTCAACGACTTGTCACGTGAGCTGGAGTCACTAACCCCACCAACCGATTCCTCTAAATCCACCGGTAAGAAAAAAGGAAGCGGGTCCTTCAAATCGGCTGGAGTCCAATCGTCAATCGATACAACTCCCGTTGATGAAGACATGTTGAAAAACAAACTCTCGGAACATTTTACGCTTCTTCGAGACATTAAGGAGAACCAAAGATTGATGAGTGAGTTGGATCATACAAAACATTCCTTGAAGCTTTATGAAGAGTATAAACAACAAAAGGGAAAAGCTAAAAGTACCAAATCCAAGAAAATCAATGCCAAGTTGACTTGA
- the LOC115709267 gene encoding sedoheptulose-1,7-bisphosphatase, chloroplastic, whose amino-acid sequence METGVACCARGTFLPSISSQHSMSLFSPSSISPSFNSKVLKSSSLFGESLRVTPKSSLKVVKSKNSTSVTKCEIGDSLEEFLNKATTDKGLRTLLMSMGEALRTIAFKVRTASCGGTACVNSFGDEQLAVDMLADKLLFEALQYSHFCKYACSEEVPELQDMGGPIEGGFSVAFDPLDGSSIVDTNFTVGTIFGVWPGDKLTGVTGRDQVAAAMGIYGPRTTYVLALKDIPGTHEFLLLDEGKWQHVKDTTEINEGKLFSPGNLRATFDNPEYSKLIDYYVKEKYTLRYTGGMVPDVNQIIVKEKGIFTNVISPSAKAKLRLLFEVAPLGFLVEKAGGHSSDGHQSVLDKVINNLDDRTQVAYGSKNEIIRFEETLYGSSRLKGAVPVGATA is encoded by the exons ATGGAGACTGGTGTGGCATGTTGTGCTCGTGGAACTTTTCTTCCAAGTATTTCATCTCAGCATTCTATGTCTCTCTTCTCTCCTTCATCCATTTCTCCATCTTTCAATTCCAAG GTCTTGAAATCAAGCTCGTTGTTTGGGGAATCATTGCGTGTGACGCCAAAATCGTCGCTAAAAGTTGTAAAATCGAAGAACTCTACATCAGTAACAAAATGCGAAATTGGTGATAGCTTG GAAGAGTTTTTGAACAAAGCAACAACAGATAAGGGACTGAGAACATTGCTTATGTCAATGGGAGAAGCACTTAGAACAATTGCATTTAAAGTAAGAACAGCTTCTTGTGGTGGAACTGCTTGTGTTAACTCCTTTGGTGATGAGCAACTTGCTGTTGATATGCTTGCTGATAAGCTTCTTTTTGAG GCCTTACAATACTCACACTTCTGTAAGTATGCTTGTTCTGAAGAAGTACCTGAACTCCAAGACATGGGAGGCCCAATTGAAG GAGGATTCAGTGTGGCTTTCGATCCACTCGATGGATCGAGTATCGTTGACACGAATTTCACAGTAGGAACAATCTTTGGAGTGTGGCCGGGCGATAAGTTAACCGGTGTCACAGGAAGAGATCAAGTTGCTGCAGCCATGGGAATTTATGGCCCAAGAACTACTTATGTTCTTGCTCTTAAAGATATTCCTGGTACTCATGAGTTCTTGCTTTTGGATGAAG GAAAATGGCAGCATGTGAAGGACACAACAGAAATTAATGAAGGAAAACTTTTCTCCCCTGGAAACTTGAGAGCTACATTTGATAACCCAGAATACAGCAAA CTAATTGATTACTATGTGAAAGAGAAGTACACATTGAGATACACTGGAGGAATGGTTCCTGATGTTAACCAG ATTATTGTGAAGGAGAAGGGTATTTTCACAAATGTGATATCTCCATCAGCCAAAGCGAAATTGAGGCTATTGTTTGAGGTAGCACCATTAGGGTTCTTGGTTGAAAAGGCTGGAGGTCACAGTAGTGATGGGCATCAATCTGTGCTTGACAAAGTGATTAACAATCTTGATGATAGAACTCAAGTTGCTTATGGTTCCAAAAATGAGATTATTAGGTTTGAGGAAACTCTATATGGATCTTCAAGGCTTAAGGGAGCTGTTCCTGTTGGAGCTActgcttaa
- the LOC133036071 gene encoding protein FAR1-RELATED SEQUENCE 5-like, which translates to MEAESQAENMNEEQTYEWESITTELNITKPVNEIQICDVLGKSLDKLGKWEAFYEMYAKRMGFGTRKDDVRRSHGVIVMRRWVCCSEGYKRITITETQRKKRPHDVTRTGCQAALRILLTQPSNTWKCKEFSTIHNHDLASSSEVQFLRSYRVVSDGLLAQVRSMNSVGIKTANIMSHVALQSGGYERMPCQLRDVYNRVAGAKREEKIETDSEGALGFLDCLAERDPNFFVVYQVDEENRLANLFWADGNSRVDYVAFGDVLGFDTTYMTNEYNKPLTVLIGVNHHFNTCIFGFALLLHEKLPSYRWLLQKFLECHGDKKPNVVVTDQDVAMKQAIMEHMPDVTHRLCAWHLNTNASKKVKDPIFLKMFKDLMYNYYEEEDFEARWLDVVETQQLTDNEWCQTTFDTRKQWAETYLRGSFVAGMRTTQRCESINSALKKFLEKNYCLREFVTTIDMTVSKLRHNETANDFKSRCTRPHPPNPTCLTTYYNQCVEFYTRTMYHKVAEQLDLENNYFVISEEQEGEWQIYTIGKFQHPEVRYRVHYCEGQRALHCSCMLYESQGYPCRHLWATMKRLNIRRIPNTLLMKRWSKSAKTNLHLHFNPPAQEQQHIYEMARFGSLTSLTYNLTFYAAKTEDSYTRAKEEIERLTLMLKEEFEMSSNPEGQTPQPGRYRNNPNIIKDPEVVRTKGTGNPREGPNGEQIPRNSRHCRICRSSGHDYRRCPNRQQNTGSQGQQSAHNQPTTDSFNEHSNAYFPEPPSTTQESYYGHSYI; encoded by the coding sequence ATGGAGGCCGAGTCTCAGGCAGAGAACATGAATGAGGAACAAACCTACGAATGGGAAAGCATAACAACAGAGCTAAACATCACAAAACCAGTGAATGAGATTCAAATATGTGACGTCCTAGGCAAGAGTCTCGACAAACTGGGAAAATGGGAAGCATTCTACGAAATGTATGCGAAACGGATGGGTTTCGGCACAAGAAAAGATGATGTACGACGTTCTCACGGAGTCATCGTAATGCGCAGGTGGGTTTGTTGTTCCGAGGGTTACAAAAGAATCACAATAACGGAAACACAAAGAAAAAAGAGACCTCATGATGTCACTAGAACCGGATGTCAGGCAGCATTACGTATTTTACTCACACAACCATCTAACACTTGGAAATGCAAAGAGTTCAGCACAATACACAATCACGACCTCGCTTCATCAAGTGAGGTACAATTTTTGAGATCATACCGAGTAGTGTCCGATGGCTTGCTTGCCCAAGTTAGGTCGATGAACTCAGTTGGAATTAAAACTGCCAACATAATGTCTCatgttgctttgcaaagtggagGTTACGAGAGAATGCCATGTCAACTTCGAGATGTCTACAACAGGGTTGCTGGTGCCAAGCGAGAAGAAAAGATAGAGACGGACTCGGAAGGAGCGTTGGGATTTCTTGATTGTCTCGCAGAGAGGGATCCAAATTTCTTCGTTGTATATCAGGTGGACGAGGAGAATCGATTGGCTAACTTATTTTGGGCAGATGGAAACTCACGTGTCGACTATGTGGCTTTTGGGGATGTACTAGGGTTTGATACCACCTACATGACAAATGAGTACAATAAGCCTCTCACTGTTCTCATTGGCGTAAACCACCATTTCAACACATGCATCTTCGGGTTCGCTCTACTCCTCCACGAGAAGCTTCCATCCTATCGTTGGCTACTTCAAAAATTTCTCGAATGCCATGGAGATAAGAAGCCAAATGTTGTAGTTACTGACCAAGATGTGGCCATGAAACAGGCCATCATGGAACACATGCCTGATGTGACACACCGTCTATGTGCTTGGCATCTCAATACAAATGCTTCCAAAAAGGTTAAAGATCCGATCTTCTTGAAAATGTTTAAAGATCTAATGTACAACTACTACGAGGAGGAGGATTTCGAAGCAAGATGGTTAGACGTCGTCGAAACCCAACAACTAACAGATAATGAATGGTGCCAAACAACATTCGACACAAGAAAACAGTGGGCAGAAACTTATTTAAGGGGTTCATTCGTTGCAGGAATGAGAACCACACAACGTTGCGAATCGATCAACTCAGCCCTAAAAAAATTTTTAGAGAAGAATTATTGCTTGCGCGAGTTCGTAACAACCATAGATATGACAGTCTCAAAGCTCAGACACAACGAGACTGCAAATGACTTCAAAAGCAGATGCACTCGACCTCACCCACCTAATCCTACATGCTTGACCACGTACTACAACCAATGTGTTGAATTCTACACAAGAACTATGTACCACAAGGTTGCTGAGCAGCTTGATTTAGAGAATAATTATTTTGTCATAAGTGAGGAGCAAGAAGGAGAGTGGCAGATATACACCATTGGAAAGTTTCAGCATCCGGAAGTCCGATACCGAGTTCATTACTGTGAAGGCCAACGAGCACTACACTGTAGCTGCATGCTATATGAAAGTCAGGGGTACCCTTGTAGACATTTATGGGCTACAATGAAAAGATTAAACATCAGAAGAATACCTAATACTCTTCTCATGAAGCGATGGAGCAAATCCGCGAAGAcaaatctccacctacatttTAACCCCCCGGCCCAAGAACAACAACACATTTATGAGATGGCTAGGTTTGGATCTCTCACCTCATTAACTTATAACTTGACTTTCTATGCAGCAAAAACAGAGGATTCGTACACGCGTGCAAAGGAAGAGATTGAACGGCTAACTCTAATGTTGAAGGAAGAATTTGAGATGAGTTCCAATCCAGAAGGACAGACGCCACAACCTGGAAGATATCGTAACAACCCCAACATTATTAAAGACCCTGAAGTTGTGAGAACAAAGGGTACGGGAAATCCAAGGGAAGGACCGAACGGGGAGCAGAtcccaagaaactcaagacattGTCGCATTTGTCGCTCATCAGGCCATGATTATCGGCGGTGCCCAAACCGTCAACAGAATACTGGATCTCAGGGGCAACAGTCAGCACACAATCAACCAACAACTGACTCATTCAATGAACACTCCAACGCGTATTTCCCTGAACCGCCTTCCACCACACAAGAATCATACTATggtcattcatatatataa